AACTCGAAGAACATAAAGAAATGTTAAATTTACTCGTGAATGTCATATGCACAAATATATAATTTAACATACCATGGTTTGTTGTATCAATTAACCTGTCCTACTATTTAAAATCCGCAATGCCTTGGAGTAATGCCTTTTCATTTTGCAGGAAGCTCTCAAACATTATGCCCTGGTTTTTGATGCTGTTTACACCCCAAAAATTACAAGACTACTAGGGGAGGCACTAGAGGCTGGAGCAAAAATTGTAACAGGAATCGAAATGTTCATTGGGCAGGCATATGAACAGTACGAAAGATTTACTGGGTTGCCAGGTATGACAGGTTTAATACGTTTCTGTTTGTTGTTTGATGTTCCTGGTTATCGGATTCTTTGGCACACAGCTTCTCTGGCTATTTTCCTGTGCTCTGATGAAAGTTCTTCTGTATCAATGCAGCACCAAAGGAACTTTTTAGGAAAATCGTGGCATGATATGGAGTTTATATATCCAGCTTATCTACATCTCCGTTAAAAGTTGGGATTACCAATTTATGCATTGTGTGTTAGATGGATCAGTAAATTTTTCCATTGGTTGCTGTTTTCTGGGCAGTTCATGTCATTAATCATGAAGTTTGGACAATCAACCCTTCAAGTTTAGAGGATACTATGCAATTAGAAACCATTCACGAGAGTTAGGCCTATGTTAGAATTTGTCCGGATTTTCACTTGTATTCTTTCTATTTCGTGCTATATTAGCCTTGTAACCATTAGTATTTGTAACATATTTGAACAAAATGTACTTGGTACTTTTTACTCCTTTTATGAACCAAAATTTTTCAGCTGCTTAAAAAGGATCAAGTGAGCAGCTGTTGTTTGCAATCATACCcttttcttttatgtttttacTTCCTCACACTTACTTTTAGGCGCCTttaaattcttaatttttttaaaaaactttttcttCAGCAAACGACATGGATAATTCCTCAAAACGACTTGTTTCGTTTGAGTTCAGAAGTGGACTTCTGTCGAAAACGAAAACGAAAACGAAAACGAAATGATGATAATGCAAAACGACGTCTATACTATGCATCGCGACGTCGCTCTGTTCTGGTTCAGTGTCAAAACTCAAAAGTCCTCGTTGGAAAATGGGATTCGTCCCCTGAGGTTTACCTTAATTTCAGGAACCCCCTCTGGTATGAAAAATTGGAGTACAACAAAAGAGGAATTACATATTGACCCCATGCAAAGCTTCAGGAAGCAGCACAATAAAGACTGgagtttttcttcttccccACTATAGTTTGATCACCTTAGGTCTCAGGTTTACCTCCATTCTCTTCCATCAGGTCTCTACCTTTATGGTTTTAGGCTTTCTTCAGATTAATGGGCTTCTTTAAGTTTGTGGTTATTAGTTCATGTACCGACATTTGGCTCATGTCACCTCGAAGCTCACGGCTTTGGCGAGGTCAGGTCGCATTGTTTGCGCTCGCAAGATGTTCGACGAAATGCGTCAGAGAGATACCATTGCGTGGAATGCAATGCTTAGTGGGTATTCTCGACTGGGTTTTCACCAAGAAACGCTTTTGTTATTCTCCCAGATGAGAACTAGTAACTCCAAGCTCGATCACTGCACTTTCACCTCTGCATTGAGCGCAAGTGCTGGCCTAGGAAATCTTCCATCTGGGCAAAAGCTTCACGCTTTGATTGTTGTTTTTGGATACACTCTATTTTTGCCCGTGAATAATGCTCTCATTGATATGTATGGTAAGTGCATGAGCAGTCCTGATGCTAATAGAGTTTTTGAAGATATGGGTTCCAAGAATGAAGTATCATGGTGTTCATTATTGTTTGCCTATGTAAATACTGGCGATTTTGATTTTGCAAGTAGTATTTTCTCTGCTATGCCAAATAGGGTGGTTGTTGCTTGGAATACCATGATTGCTGGTTACGCCAAAAGTGGTGAAGTGGAATTATGTTTTGATTTGTTCAAGAAGATGTTAGACGATTCTTCTTTGCCGGATCAGTGGACATTGAGCGcagtcatgaatgcttgtgctGGAGTGAGTAAAAGTTGTTATGGTTGTATGGTACATAGTTTTATCATTAAAAGTGGTTGGAGTTCTGCAGTGGAGGTGAGCAATTCAATAATTAGTGCCTATGTGAGGTTTGGCTTTCACAATGAGATTTCAAAGATGATCGACTGTCTTGGGGTTTTAAATCAGGTGTCTTGGAATGCAAttattgatgcttatatgaagGCAGGTAATTGTCAGGAAGCATTACATGTTTTTCAGCAGGCACGCGAGAAGAATGTCGTTTCTTGGACAACAATGATTGCTGGATTTGCCCGAAATGCCAATGGGGAACATGCTTTTAGCATATTCGTTGACATGTTAAGAAGCGGTCTCAAGCCAGATGATTTTACATTTGGAGCTGTTTTGCATGCTTGCTCAAGCTTAGCCATTCTTGGACAGGGTAAAACAATCCATGGTTGTGTCGTTCAATCAGGACTCTCTAGATATGGTTATGTTGGCAATAGCTTGCTGAATATGTATGCTAAATGTGGGGATATAGTTGATTCATTCAAAGTATTTAACGAAATTCTTGAGAGAGATTTGACAACCTGGAATACAATGCTGTTTGCATATGGACTCTATGGATTGTCTACGCAAGCATTGCAGCTCTTTGAGTCAATGGTAGCTTCTGGATTTGAACCAGATAAAGTAACCTTCATAGGTCTATTGATGACATGTAGCCATTCAGGGCTCATAGAAACAGGCCGTTTTGTTTTTGAATCAATGACTGCTCTTCACGGTATCTCCCCTGACATTGATCATGTGGCTTGCATGGTCGATATGTTGGGGAGGGCAGGCCATTTAAGAGAAGCAAGAGAGTTGGCTGACCAATACTTTGGTGTGCAGAGTGAGAAGATCAGCTCATGTGATGTTCTATTTGGAGCATGTTCTGGTCAAGACGATATTGAAATGGGAGCGGAATTGGGGGAGCAGCTGCAGATTCTCGAGCCACAAAATGAGATGGGCTATGTGCTGCTGTCTAAGATGTATTGTGCAAGTGGGCAGTGGAAAGAAGCTGAGATAATCAGGAGACGAATGGCTCGTCAACAGGTGAAAAAGTTACCAGGTTTTAGTTGGATAGAGGTGAAAAATGAGATGGCATCATTCGTGGCTGGAACAAGATCAAATGCATGCGTGAGAGAGCTGAGTTATATGCTGTCGATTCTTGGATCTGAAATGAGATACCCAATAACTGTCGCCCAGTGGGACTAAAACGCTCGGAAGTGTCTCTCTTACTAAGCACAGAAAGACCATGCAATACATCGAAGTTTGATGAAATAAATTCAGAACTGCGCTCGAAACTGTGAGACCAGCAGACAAAaggaacattttttttttttggtctgaaAATCAGACGAGTCTGCCAAACCAAAAGTCAGCGTATCCAACAAGTTTCCAATTATTCTGGTCAAGCCCTGCCTTTCTAAAGCGAAAATGAAGGATAGCAACAGCAACACAAAGATGAAGAGATCAGAAAACCCTGGTTGAGCtcaaatttcctttttgcattTCTTCGTCTTATGAAATTTTTGGGAGAGCTTGCTATGGGAAAACGTACGGGGTTCAACCCAGTTGACATCTTTTTGACGACGTTCATGACATATATTATTAACGTCTGGTCAAGAATGAAACTGGAAAACGAATAAAGGACTGCCTCCACATTTCAGCATGATTACAATTGGCTAGCTGAGCCATCACCAGATCATTATGATGCTGGTGGTGAGTCAAACACTTGTTTATTTTGGTAAACTACAGGTCAAATTCATTCACGTTCTTGTTAATGGATATATGCATTATCTGGTACGCTCTTGAATTCCAAAATGAATTACAGAAGGGTTTGCTCGATTCAAAGTTTTAGATCAGTTGAGCCAAGAAGATTTGGGCTTTTATTTGATTCAGGCTCGACTTGAACCGAAGCTATATTGCATTCAACGAGAGATGCCCCACTTCAAATCCGTTGATAGAGAAGATTACATTTAAAAATAAaggacaaaaaaattcatttagtgAAATGTGAGTGACatttcaaacaaattttttttttttgattaaatTCAAGAGGAGATTTCAAACTTTACAAAGGGAAAAGGGAACAGGGAAGGTTTGAATAAATCTATAAAGTATGATAAATGAATTTGAGtcttatattaatatttatatattataatctTGTCAAGTTCAATGTTTAATATTTGCAAGCActttatttataaaattttatatgCAGTAAACTAATGAAAGTATCACTTTATTGATACGTCAATTTaggatgcgtttgataaaactgaagtttgaaaTCCGAAATTTAAAGtctaaatctattaaattattgaattgtcaagtattaaatctaatacatttaactgcatatcacattcaatgataagtgaataacttattacttaattttgggagcaagttttatcttgaaaattcagtactatttaattaatttagatattcaatttttagttatcaaatgtctgaatatgttaaaatttaaatccattaaaaaaaaatattgaactGAATTATCAAACCGAACCTT
This region of Coffea arabica cultivar ET-39 chromosome 3c, Coffea Arabica ET-39 HiFi, whole genome shotgun sequence genomic DNA includes:
- the LOC140037504 gene encoding pentatricopeptide repeat-containing protein At2g36980, mitochondrial-like — protein: MYRHLAHVTSKLTALARSGRIVCARKMFDEMRQRDTIAWNAMLSGYSRLGFHQETLLLFSQMRTSNSKLDHCTFTSALSASAGLGNLPSGQKLHALIVVFGYTLFLPVNNALIDMYGKCMSSPDANRVFEDMGSKNEVSWCSLLFAYVNTGDFDFASSIFSAMPNRVVVAWNTMIAGYAKSGEVELCFDLFKKMLDDSSLPDQWTLSAVMNACAGVSKSCYGCMVHSFIIKSGWSSAVEVSNSIISAYVRFGFHNEISKMIDCLGVLNQVSWNAIIDAYMKAGNCQEALHVFQQAREKNVVSWTTMIAGFARNANGEHAFSIFVDMLRSGLKPDDFTFGAVLHACSSLAILGQGKTIHGCVVQSGLSRYGYVGNSLLNMYAKCGDIVDSFKVFNEILERDLTTWNTMLFAYGLYGLSTQALQLFESMVASGFEPDKVTFIGLLMTCSHSGLIETGRFVFESMTALHGISPDIDHVACMVDMLGRAGHLREARELADQYFGVQSEKISSCDVLFGACSGQDDIEMGAELGEQLQILEPQNEMGYVLLSKMYCASGQWKEAEIIRRRMARQQVKKLPGFSWIEVKNEMASFVAGTRSNACVRELSYMLSILGSEMRYPITVAQWD